DNA sequence from the Brachybacterium avium genome:
GGCTGACCCGCACCCACCCAGAACCCAGCGTCGGACCGCCCCGTGCGGTCCCGCGCCGATCAGCCGCACCCACTCGGCGGACCGCCCGCCGGAACGGACAGGAGAGCCCGTGCCCATCTACCTCGCCACCGTGCTGGACACCCCCGGCGATCTCGGGGAGGAGGACGGCCTGCGGGCCGACACCGATCTCGCCCTGGTCGTCCGCGACGGCGTCATCGTGGCCCGCACCGACCTCGACTCCGCCCGCCGGGACCACCCCGCCGAGACCCTCGTGGACCTGCGCGACGGCATCCTGCTGCCGGGCTTCGTCGACACCCACGTCCACTTCCCCCAGGTCCGCGTGATCGGAGGCCTGGGCCGCCCCCTGCTGGACTGGCTGGCCGAACGCGCACTGCCCGAAGAGGCCCGACTGGCGGACGTCGAGTACGCCCGCGGCGTCGCCGCCGACTTCCTCTCCGGCCTCACCCAGGCCGGCACCACCACCGCGATGGTGTTCGGCTCCCACTTCCCCCGCGCCGTCGACGCGCTGTTCGAGCAGGCCGAGCGGAGCGGCCATCGGATCACCACCGGACTGGTGCTCAGCGATCGCCTGCTGCGCGAGGACCTGCTGCAGACCCCCGCGGCCGCCCTCGAGGCCAGCCGCGAGCTGGCCCGGCGCTGGCACGGCCGGGGCCGGCTGCGCTACGCGATCACCCCGCGCTTCTCCCTGTCCACCACCGACGAGATGCTGGCCGCGGCCGGGTCCCTGCTGACCGGGGACGAGCTGGGCACCCCGCGGGATCTGTGGTTCACCAGCCACCTCAACGAGAACGACGAGGAGATCGCCCAGGTGCGCGAGCTCTTCCCCGCCGCGAGCGGGTACCTCGACACCTATACCCGCCACGGCCTGGTCACCGAACGCTCCGTCTTCGCGCACAACGTCCACCCCGAGCCCGCGGAGCTCGCCGCGCTCGCCGCGGCCGGCGCCGCGGTGGCCCACTGCCCCAGCTCGAACGGCGCCCTGGGCAGCGGCCTGTTCCCCCTGCGGGCGCATCTCGAGGCCGGGGTGCGGATCGCGCTGGGCACCGATGTCGGCGCCGGCACCGGGTTCAGCCTGCTCAAGGAGGGCCTGCAGGCCTACCTGGTCCAGCAGCTCAGCGGCCGGGAGGGCATCACCCTGAGCGCAGCGGACCTGCTGCACCTGGCCACCCGCTCCGGTGCCCTCGCGCTCGGACTCGCCGACCAGGTCGGCGACCTGTCCGTCGGCAAGCAGTTCGACGCCGTGCGCATCCTGCCGCCGCAGGGGAGCACCCTCGGTGTCGCCCTGCACCACACCGAGACCGCGAGCGACGCGCTCGCCACCCTCTTCGCCCAGGGCACCCCCGCCGACATCCATGAGGTGTGGGTGGCCGGGCAGGAGATCAAGAACGGGCCGTCGATGACGACGGTCCCCGCCGATGAGGAGACAGCAGCATGAGCACTGACAGCAGGGCCGGCACCGACGCCGGCCAGGACCCGAGCACTGCCGCAGCATCCCCGCCCCCGGCCCGCGCCGGCGGCCTCAAGGGGAGGATCGACCGCTACTTCGGGAT
Encoded proteins:
- the guaD gene encoding guanine deaminase — encoded protein: MPIYLATVLDTPGDLGEEDGLRADTDLALVVRDGVIVARTDLDSARRDHPAETLVDLRDGILLPGFVDTHVHFPQVRVIGGLGRPLLDWLAERALPEEARLADVEYARGVAADFLSGLTQAGTTTAMVFGSHFPRAVDALFEQAERSGHRITTGLVLSDRLLREDLLQTPAAALEASRELARRWHGRGRLRYAITPRFSLSTTDEMLAAAGSLLTGDELGTPRDLWFTSHLNENDEEIAQVRELFPAASGYLDTYTRHGLVTERSVFAHNVHPEPAELAALAAAGAAVAHCPSSNGALGSGLFPLRAHLEAGVRIALGTDVGAGTGFSLLKEGLQAYLVQQLSGREGITLSAADLLHLATRSGALALGLADQVGDLSVGKQFDAVRILPPQGSTLGVALHHTETASDALATLFAQGTPADIHEVWVAGQEIKNGPSMTTVPADEETAA